The Bradyrhizobium sp. LLZ17 genomic sequence GGGCATCGCAGTACCCCGAGAAATGGCTGTCTGGAAATGTGGACAGTCTTGCCCAGCGGAGCGGAGGTTACAAGGCGCTGGAAGTAGCAGCCGAGCGACGGCGCGACCTTGCCGACAGGTATGTGCTTCTGACGGAATTAGCCTTCAGGCTTCGCCTTCAGCGCGATCTCGATGCGGCGGACTGCTTGGGCACCTGTACCGAGCACCGCGACCATTGTGGCCAAGTACAACCAGCTTTCGCCCGAGGACCAAGCGATCGTGACGGCCAAGATCAACCACATACTGGCGGAGCGTGACCAATGAAGCGCAGGCGCAAGATCCATCGAAAGCGCGACCGGCAATGGTTGATGACGCATCGGCGGCGGCTGAGGCGATGACAACACGGGCGCGCCGGTTCACGCTGGCGGGCTTTCGTGCCATCCTACAGGGGCGGCCGGCCCTCGGTCGGCTGCTTCGGCCAACTTCCGCTGACCGCAAGGTTGGCGGGTTTTCTTTTGGACCCGATGTGCCTGTAGTCATCCGAAGATGTAAGCGCCAGCCGATGGGACTACAGTCCTCACTTTTGGCGGACAATGCCGCGGGGCGATCAGGCAGGGAGTGCTGCACCAACCCTCATCTGCATAGGATGTCGGCGGCAATTGGATTATCTCGCGATGCTGCCGCAGATTTCAAATCTGCCCGCCGTCCACGTCTACAGGCCGCCCTCAGCGGCGCCCCTTGCGCCTCCGCGACGCAGGGGCCGTTTTTACCGGAACGATCCGAAAAATGCATTGTTGGCAATCAACGGGGCGCTCCAGACTGTTGGGAGATAATGCCCGTGCTCTCTCCAGATCAGGTCCTACGACATTGCCCTAACTGTCATGCTTGGCCGATGCCCGCCAACTTCATCCGCCCCGTCTGGCCAAGCCAGTCGCCCCAAATTGAGTTTCGGTGCGCAAGGTGTGGCCATGAAGAGACCGCCCAGGCCGAAAGCACAGGCGAGATGAAACCCGTTAAGAAGCCGCGGCGGAGATGGTCCCCTGAGATTTTTCGGTGACACAGTCAATTCTGCAAAGAACAATGCCGCCGCGTAGGCAACCAAATCACGTCGGTTCACGCTGGCAAAGCATGTGGGGCGCACATGAGAACGGCCCCGATCGCGAAAGGGAGCAAAAGCATCGGGGCCGCCCTTTGCCGGCGGACTTGAGGAGGCCACGCCGGCGCCAGAGTGAAGCACCGCTGAATACAGCGGGCAACCGGACAGCGCTTGTGACGGGCTTGAGAGTCGCTGAGTAGCGTCGCGTGATTAGGCTAGGTGGATAGCGCTCTTGCACCAAATCGCATGTGTGGCCCGGGCACAGTCATGACGGAGTCGTCTGAGGTTCAGTAGCGTACTCGTTGCGTCCTAATCGGAACTGAGGAACACGAACAGTAGTCTGACCGAGCTGAAGCACGAGAGCATTCTGTGCGTCGCAGGTCCTCTACCACTCGTTCGAAGACCTCGCCGGCCCCCAGGTCCATTTACCGGGCACGTAATCAGAAGGAGGGTCCGCAGAGTTTGCCGCCTCGGCCACATTGGAAGTGGGCGGATGAGGATGGACCCTACGGGCCTGATCTGGTGCCACCTTCGCGCGGTCTTCGTTCCATTTGCGGCTCTGAGCGAAATCGGCTGACATGCTGGGACCTCCGCTGACCGCGCAGAGGTAGCAACTCCAATCGGCAAATGCTGTAACCGAGGCGCTACATCCGTGACCAATCGCGCCATTTTGCCTATTTGTTTCAGGCTTGTACCACAACGTGAATTGCCGCCCCGAGACCCACAGGAATACTCGTCCCGCTATGGTGGCAGGCTTTTTGGTTACTGGCGGAATTGCCGTTTTGGCTTTAGCCGTCACATTCGCGTCGGTGTTGTATATCGACGCTCGGGCTGAGCGGCGGAGAGATTAGGGCAACCACCGCCGTCGCTGCGGAACGTGCGCGAACTCCTGCGCTTCTGGGTGTGGAATTCTCAATTGAGGACGAGGCGGCGAATGAGGTGCCCGCCGGTTCACCCCGCCGGGCCTGTTCTCGTCATTGCCTGACGAGCTTGGACCGCATGCCGGCCAGGATCCTGTAAGCAACGCGCCGCCAGATCAGGTTCATCAGGACTAGCATGTTGGACTCCCCGCCATTCGAACGCAGCTAGAACTCGAACAGTTCTGTTTCGCGGTGATTTCGCCGAGGATGGGAAATGATTTCGTCGGACCAGAAGCTTGGCCGCCGGTTCACGCTGGCAAAACAGTGGTTCATGAGGTGCTCCTGATCGAATGAGGAGCGCGCCAATGGCGGAAGAATTCCAAACATCGTGTGAGCTTTCGAAGATTGCCAAGCTCAACGCCGATTTCAGGCGAAACTACGGAACTCTGCTCAGGCGCTGGAACTGTTCGCTGACGTATTGGCTGCCACGATCGGAGTGATGCATCAGGGCATCCGGCTTGCCACGCCGCCAGACGGCCATCAGAAGGGCGTCCGCAACCAGTTGGGCCGTCATGCTGGCGCTCATCGACCAGCCGACCACCCGTCGCGAGAACAGGTCGATCACTGCCGACACATAGAGCCAGCCTTCCGCGGTCCAGATGTAGGTAAAGTCGGCGATCCACTTCTGGTTTGGCCGCTCGGCCACGAACTGACGATCCAGAAGGTTCGCCGGCACGTGCGTGACCTGGCGATCGCCGTCGTCCTTCGGGAGGCGCCGGCGCCTTGGTCGCGCCCGCAAGGCCTGCAGGCGCATCAGCCGCTCGATCCGGTGCAGGCCGCATTCGACGCCGTCTGCCAAAAGGTCTCTCCAGACGCGCCGTGCGCCGTAGGTCCGGTCGCTGGCAAGGAAGCTTGCCTTGACCTGCTGGCCTACCGTCTCGTCGCTTCGGGATCTGGCGCTGGGCGATCGGTTCAGCCAGGCATGGAAGCCCGACCGGGATACGCCCATTGCTTCGCATAGCCATGCCACCGGCCAGATGTTCCGGTGCTTCGCGATGAAGACGAACTTCATGTCGCTTCCTTCGCGAAGTAGGCCGCGGCCTTTTTTAGGATGTCCCGCTCCGCCTTCAGCTTTGTGACCTCGCGCCGCAGCCGCTCGATCTCCAATTGCTCAGGCTTCATTTGGCCGTGGCCAGGGAAGGCCTGCACAGGGTCGGAGCCGAACTCCTTCACCCATTTGCGCAGCACGTTCTCATGGACGCCAAGGTCGCGGCCCGCTTGCGCCACCGACACCCCTCGTTCCCTGACTAGCTTGACCGCCTCGACTTTGAACTCTCGACTGAACTTCCGTCTCTGCATGACCTACCTCCGGCTTGATAAAACACCCAATCTTGGTGTCCATCAAACCGGCAGCAGCTCAGAAACGCATCCCACCACATATAACAAACACAGTTTAGAGTACCTGCGTCGGCCTCGCCCAGGTGAGACAAACGTGGAGTGCAACGCGGCTCAAATAATTGAGCAAATATAGAGTGGCGATAGACCTCACGCAGCGGACCCGATGCTTAACCGGCACATCAGTTGAACAAAGCCATTTGTTATCGCCGCTTGCGCTTGTATTTACCAGGTAAGTCAAGCCTTGTGCAATTTGGTTATCGGCAAACCCCTGCAAGGCAGGCTCTGGTTCTTCAAACAGTCGAGTGAGGTAAGATACGGCCTTCATCGGCCGAGGGTCCCACCAATCATGGTCAGGATCGAAGTACCAAGGCGCTTGTTGCACGCGAACCTCGCGTCCGAATGAGTGCTCCAGCCAATCATCAAACGTGAGGTCTTGCAGGTGCATTACAAATGCCGCCGTCAGCACCAATATGCGCGGAATCCGCCAAACGAGATCCCGGCCACGACGCAGCCGATCACCGCGTGCCCGCCGACTGATGCGGTTCGCTCGCTCAGTAAATGCATTGCCGTACCCAGTAGCCACCGCTCACCCGTATCCACTGGCATGGGCTTGGAGGAGGCTCTTTGATGATCGGCCAGCCGTGGATGTCGATATTCGTCGGCGCGGTGATGCCGCGCCAAAACACCGCATTCGCTTCGGAGGGACGGAAGACGAGGGCCGCCGCAAGACAGGCAACGGCAACGCAGACCAAAAACAATCGATGCATTGGTTCTATCCGCCGAGATAAGTGGCTCCCGATGTTACCCCGGCTCCGCGACTAAGCCAAGAGACGGCCGCCATATCTCAAGCTCGCTAAAATTGCTTGACCAGGCTTTCTCGTCCTACCCCTCTTTGTCCCTTGAGATATGCGGAGGGACTCTCAAAATGTCTGCTTATCAAGGTAGAAGTCGTTGGCACGCACGCAGAATGACGCGATTGATCCGAAGCGGACATTAGGTAGGAGATCCCGCTCCAGGCATTGAGCCGCGCCCAAACGACTAGCATCGTCCGTTTCATTTACTGCGTCGGCACGATCAAACCCGAGATGAGGCTGCATTCATAGAGAAGATCTCTTCGACTCCGACGCGCATGGTATCGCGGCATTCGCACGCCACCGTTGCGAGCCGCGATTGGTCGATCTCGATTTCGCCTCGCCGTACAGATCTGATCGCTCCGGAAGCGCGAAGGTTGCGCATCAGGAGCGTCACCGTCGTTCGTCGCACACCCAGTATTTGCGAAAGCGCCTCCTGGGTGAGCGGGAGGACGTCGTCGTCGATGCGGTCGCGAAGATGGAGCAGCCAGCGTGCCATGCGGGCTTGAACCGGATGCAGCGCATTGCAGGCTCCGCCGACTTGAAACTGTATCAGCATCGCCTTGAAGTGAATCTGGACAGCGTGACGGATCGCGAGACTCCGGCTGAATGCGCTGTGGAATCGCGATGCCGGGATTCGCGAGGCGGCGCCCGCGGCTCGAACGATGGCAGTAACGGCCGCAGGGGACGGCCCCAGCACGGAAAGAGTGCCTACTGCTCCCTCGCGGCCTATTACGGCGCTGGCGACTGTCTGCCCGTTCGCCATATCGATCATCACCGAAATGGCGCCACTATGAGGGAAGAAGACGTGCTCGGTCTGGTCACCCGCCCGCGAGACGACCGCATCCCGATCGAGCGCGACCATCTCTAGCTCTGGTGCCAGCAGATCGAGGTCCGCCGCCGGCAGTGCTGCCAGAAGTCGGTTACCAATTCCGCTGGGAAGCATCACTGTAGCCGGCCGCGAAACATCCGCTGCATGGCATTTCGAGCGGTACAGGGCGGCAGCTTCAAACTTTGTTTAAATCCGCCTACGCTACGCGCTCCGAAATTCAGTTCAGCTGCGGAAGCTCTCCATCGCAAAAATAAAACTCCAAACCCGACCGCGAGGCAAATTTCTGTCTCGCAGGATCGTTGAGAGGTTTAGATTCAGGGGCTACGCGGCACAATTGCAAAATGCGTATAGGTAACACCATAGGGGGGTCCAATTTCTGGGGCGCGGCAAATGCCGCGGCGACTCTCGGAAGGAGACGATGCGCGGCATATGCGGACCAAGCAGTCGTTCGGTCCGAAAGGCAGATTTTCTCACGTTGAGTTTTCTGCGTTTTGACCGGAACTGACATCGGGAATTCTGCAAGTGCTGCTCCTGTCGCCTTCCGAGGATGACCTTGGAGGTTACAATGACTCATTCATCGTGGTTGGGACGGACGTGAAGTAGCGCCCATTCATGCCTCTCGACGGCCGTGCAGCTGATGGCGGTGCGGGTCTGTAAATGCGAT encodes the following:
- a CDS encoding Crp/Fnr family transcriptional regulator, which translates into the protein MLPSGIGNRLLAALPAADLDLLAPELEMVALDRDAVVSRAGDQTEHVFFPHSGAISVMIDMANGQTVASAVIGREGAVGTLSVLGPSPAAVTAIVRAAGAASRIPASRFHSAFSRSLAIRHAVQIHFKAMLIQFQVGGACNALHPVQARMARWLLHLRDRIDDDVLPLTQEALSQILGVRRTTVTLLMRNLRASGAIRSVRRGEIEIDQSRLATVACECRDTMRVGVEEIFSMNAASSRV